Part of the Vigna unguiculata cultivar IT97K-499-35 chromosome 3, ASM411807v1, whole genome shotgun sequence genome, TCAAGTTCAGGTTTTGCAATAACTTGGCAACCCAGACGTGATCTGCATATTTTCCATAATTAGTCAAGGTCACATTTAAGGGTACCAAAAACGGAAAATGAACATTTCAAATCCTAAGTTCATGAATGGTTAACCCACGTTTCAGTAAGTCCAAAAGCTAGATCTAACATGTCGTTTTCCTCATCAGTTGGATCTTCCAATTTATTGTAATGTTCTACGTCCTGCACAAAAATCAGTAATTTGTCCCTCTTGTAAATGGAAAACGGtagttcaaaatataaattaataataacttcAAGCAACATTTCACTACATAGATCACCCATGATGTACCATGACTATAACATGGCAAGTTGAACACGCAAGCGAGCCCTCGCATGCTCCTGCAGTAACATTAAGTAAGAAATCATctcaagaaaaaggaaaaataagcCAATTATGAATACGCTTGGCCACTTCAAAAATGGCCCTAACTACTTGACAGGATGCAAATCGAAACGAAACATTATGTCAACAGAATTCAGAAGAATATAATCTagaggaaaataataaaattcaaaacttaaagcTCTTGCCTTCTAGATCAATGTCATTTTCATGAGCAGCTTCTAACATAGACATTCCAACAGGGACTTTGATATGGTTTTCCTCACCATCCTTATCAATAAAAGTTACAGATATCCTGCACAATGTTGCCTCAAAAGAGTAAGGTGAAAAATGACAACTGTGTAAGACTTTTAATGTACTCACATGATCAACAATTGTCATCTAACAAAATATATGGCAAAGTACGACAGTAATGATGTAATCTGTCCTAACGGGAGTTAACACTAACTGATTACTAATGGTGTGGGGAAGCATTTGACACGTAGGAGGATTACTTCCATCTTACAGGGACTTGGAATTTTTCAGGGAATGCGACCAGCTGCAACAACTGAGGCTCAAAGATTTTGCTATTGTTGCCATTTTGGTTAAAGTATTAGAATCACACAGCAACCTAACTCCTGCTAAGATATCATACCATACCCCCCATGCTAAACAATATGAAATCATGGTTGGTTGCACAACAAACATGGAACGCTAGAGCAGAGTGCAATCCTCAATATTTATGTGATATTACATTCTCTGCACTTTGAAGTTCCCACTTAGATACCTTGAGCAGTTTAAACActggaagaaaaatatattaaactccCATCAAGCTCACTACATAATGTCAGTTCTTAAGCCTTTCATTATGGGGTTTAATATATTGCATATGCTGTATGATAAAGTAGATAGACAGCCGCTGCCTGACCTTAGATTGTAACTCAATAACCACTTATCTAGCTAAAAATTAGACAATAAGAGAAACGGCAAATATATAACACTTAGATTTGGTGGGTCCATGTTAAATGACTAAATCATGATTATTAGCTAGAAACAAAAAATTGGCAGTTAACAATTAGTCAGCATAGTGTACCCATGTTGCGTGTCAAAATATAACATCAATACTaaataattaccaattttgCCTGGGGTTCTAACACGATTCAAAGTCTTGTCTTTTAAGTCggttaatcataaaaataacatttgagtcaaaattacaattataacacaaacacaataatagtaagtTTTTGAATGCTATATTGACCTGATATTTACACATACGCAAAAGGATCACATGCTCCCACAAATCTGTCATCTCAAATAGAAAGAACTTacgtttctttttcttcactgCCTTCCTCAGTAGTGTTATTTGTAGTCATTGTTGAAAGGAAATTATGTCTTTCCATCATGGATCCCTTGTATAACTTAGTAAATGAATGCTGTTGAAACTAgtcaaaacaaacacaaaataatCACTCATAAAAACAGATAAGCATAAATCAATGCCATaagaaagtaaaaatttaataaaacaatttctCCAGTAATCTGGATGCAAATGTACACataatttccaaaaaaaatttgatCGCACAACCATTTTGCTCACACACAGTTGCCAATTAGACAAAGGAATGTGATATTTTGACATctacccaaaaaaaaaacaattactatatatttattatactattaAAATGAGTTGTAAAATGAATGTTTTTTGCTTTGGAGGGTGTCGAAGTATCACTTTTGTTTGACAAAGggaatatttaaaatgtcaagTATTATAATCCCTCATTAACATAATCAGTCCTCACTCCAATCCAAGTAATTAAATTGATAGAAGACTTTCAGATTTCTGGGTTACTACGTATACAAAATGCtaattgttccaagaattcaAAGACAAACAAATCCCTTCTAGTATTAAAAcgaatgaaataaataaactaatacAAGAAAAAAGAGTACAATGTTAAATTATCTTCATCTTCAGAATAGCCAGTATCAGAAATAGAGCAAAACATTGCCAAAATAGGGTCCAATTTCTCCCATCCTCTGCTAACCACAAACTTGTTGGCCAGTTTCTTTAGCTAAAAGATGGAGAGTCCATTTGCACTGATGGAAAAGATTAATGTCACTATCATACTCCCACAACTCATTCCATATCACCAATCTTTATAATTGACACAGAGACGTCCAGACCAGTTTAAcagttattttttcttatttcatcaAAGCACAGATGGCCTCACATTTCAAAACACGAACACCCACTTATCATAAGACAATAAACTACAATTTATATCcactttttcattaaaacaaatataaaaaccaGGCTGGTAACTCCCATGATAAGCATCCATCATGCACACTTATTTCTTGCTACCTATTGAGATCCTAAAACCAGCACCAGATTGCCAAACTTAATAGAAATTGAATGCTGAAATTACAATTGGAggaataagaaaatgaaaatacaaaTTCAGAGTATTCAATTACTAACCGGAGATGGCAGGGAACGATATCTTCCGGTTCGAACATATCCTACTCCACACAAGGAGGTACAATTCCCTGCCAAattaaaaaacagaaaaaaaattagttgaaTTGATTCAATATAATTAGATGTTCTCTTCATGCTATGAAGTACGGGaggtagagaagagaaaattaacAAGCAAGTAGAAGTACTTGTACAGAGGTGTTTAGCAATCGAAGCTCCGACTCTAGCTAGTTTGGAATTTAGCATAGTGGTTTTAGGGGTTTAAGAAACCCTAGAAATTGCAGaggaaaaaaattgatataaaaaaaatgttaacaaaaaaattgaaacaagttGAGAGGCCGAGAGAGGCACCACTATTATGCGACGAAGAATGAGAAAAACCACAATCAGGGGGAACAAGTTGCCGAACAGAGAGATCTTACATTTTAAAAGCCCAACAACGAGGCCCGAAAAGCCCAACCATGAAATTATGcacaacttaatatttttttaatatcctgACTTTGGGTATTTTCTAgttcaaaattataaactaattctTGAAATTTATGGGTCCctttttataatagtttttagttgtaagtattttattttttaaactttaggatcattttgttttataagtaactttttcttttagttttcagtttcgattttttttaaaatcccatactaaaatgaatttaaatggAGGGTAGCACAATTTATAATGGCGAGAATGCTTACAACATAGGTAGCAATGTTAATACCAATTCTAGCCTTGTTGACGACAATTATGCTAGTCTTGGGTAGGGatgtcaaatatatttgtacCAGCGGGTATTtacggataaaacccgcaatggata contains:
- the LOC114179564 gene encoding uncharacterized protein LOC114179564 isoform X2; translation: MLNSKLARVGASIAKHLWNCTSLCGVGYVRTGRYRSLPSPFQQHSFTKLYKGSMMERHNFLSTMTTNNTTEEGSEEKETISVTFIDKDGEENHIKVPVGMSMLEAAHENDIDLEGACEGSLACSTCHVIVMDVEHYNKLEDPTDEENDMLDLAFGLTETSRLGCQVIAKPELDGIRLAIPAATRNFAVDGFVPKPH
- the LOC114179564 gene encoding uncharacterized protein LOC114179564 isoform X1; translation: MLNSKLARVGASIAKHLCTRNCTSLCGVGYVRTGRYRSLPSPFQQHSFTKLYKGSMMERHNFLSTMTTNNTTEEGSEEKETISVTFIDKDGEENHIKVPVGMSMLEAAHENDIDLEGACEGSLACSTCHVIVMDVEHYNKLEDPTDEENDMLDLAFGLTETSRLGCQVIAKPELDGIRLAIPAATRNFAVDGFVPKPH